A single Deltaproteobacteria bacterium DNA region contains:
- a CDS encoding transposase, with amino-acid sequence MGRPLRIEYPGAFYHVTSRGNERRPIFLAKEDYERFTGYLESATERYGAQIHCFCLMPNHYHLLLETPRGNLHVILHHLNTSYTNYFNRNTGRVGHLFQGRYRAILVERDSYAWELSRYIHLNPLRAHLVDNPSQYPWSSYIDYVGKGKRWGWLRVDFILTQLSSDERRARRMYRDYVREGMGEEVGNPLKKVIASTLLGSEEFVAWVRERWIGKVASHRDVPALGKLSLRPDCTSILRECEKRFGKGAVEARRAAMYLCHRLSGRSLGEIGGFFGGISPSGVSQNTRRFEEILKADEKLSKEVLKLKQLLESIV; translated from the coding sequence TTGGCAAAGGAGGATTATGAGAGATTTACAGGTTACTTGGAATCAGCGACCGAGAGATATGGGGCTCAGATTCACTGCTTCTGTCTTATGCCCAATCACTACCATCTCCTCCTGGAGACCCCGAGGGGCAATCTCCACGTCATCCTTCACCATTTGAACACCAGTTACACCAACTATTTCAACCGAAATACAGGGAGGGTGGGCCACCTTTTTCAGGGGCGGTACCGGGCTATTTTGGTTGAAAGGGATAGCTACGCCTGGGAACTGTCGCGTTACATTCATTTAAATCCGCTCAGGGCGCATTTAGTGGATAATCCCTCGCAGTACCCTTGGAGCAGTTATATAGATTACGTAGGCAAGGGAAAGAGGTGGGGGTGGCTGCGGGTTGATTTCATATTGACTCAGCTCAGTTCGGATGAGAGGCGAGCTCGGAGGATGTATCGGGATTACGTGAGGGAAGGAATGGGAGAGGAAGTGGGGAATCCCCTAAAGAAGGTGATCGCATCGACCCTTTTGGGCTCTGAGGAGTTTGTGGCGTGGGTGAGGGAGAGATGGATTGGCAAGGTGGCCTCCCATCGTGATGTTCCAGCTTTGGGGAAGCTTTCTTTGCGGCCAGATTGTACCTCCATTTTAAGGGAGTGCGAGAAAAGATTTGGCAAGGGGGCGGTTGAGGCGAGAAGGGCAGCGATGTATCTCTGTCATCGGTTGAGTGGGAGGTCTTTGGGGGAAATCGGGGGGTTTTTTGGTGGGATCAGTCCCTCAGGCGTGAGCCAAAACACGCGACGATTTGAGGAGATCCTGAAGGCAGACGAGAAGCTATCCAAGGAGGTGTTGAAGCTCAAGCAATTATTGGAGTCAATAGTGTAG